A genome region from Magnolia sinica isolate HGM2019 chromosome 8, MsV1, whole genome shotgun sequence includes the following:
- the LOC131253399 gene encoding uncharacterized protein LOC131253399 isoform X1, whose amino-acid sequence MILFVLLLKVMARFLLQIYGLMVCRSQLDRQCRWILSCQINPLHFQALARFQEVTNRYCQEKKSTLCRMFIINAGPGFRLLEPSEVFYQYKNHLKDSCTLNEAFLLFVFN is encoded by the exons ATGATCCTGTTTGTGTTACTGCTCAAGGTGATGGCAAGATTCTTATTACAGATATATGGGTTGATG GTATGTAGATCTCAACTAGATAGGCAGTGCAGGTGGATCCTCTCCTGCCAAATAAATCCATTGCATTTCCAG GCCTTGGCACGCTTTCAGGAAGTCACCAACAGATATTGCCAAGAAAAGAAATCT ACATTATGCCGAATGTTTATCATCAATGCTGGCCCTGGTTTTAGGCTGCTGGAGCCAAGTGAAGTCTTTTATCAATACAAAAACCACCTCAAAGATTCATGTACTCTCAATGAGgcttttcttttatttgtatttaattaa
- the LOC131253399 gene encoding uncharacterized protein LOC131253399 isoform X2 gives MQDDPVCVTAQGDGKILITDIWVDDRQCRWILSCQINPLHFQALARFQEVTNRYCQEKKSTLCRMFIINAGPGFRLLEPSEVFYQYKNHLKDSCTLNEAFLLFVFN, from the exons ATGCAG GATGATCCTGTTTGTGTTACTGCTCAAGGTGATGGCAAGATTCTTATTACAGATATATGGGTTGATG ATAGGCAGTGCAGGTGGATCCTCTCCTGCCAAATAAATCCATTGCATTTCCAG GCCTTGGCACGCTTTCAGGAAGTCACCAACAGATATTGCCAAGAAAAGAAATCT ACATTATGCCGAATGTTTATCATCAATGCTGGCCCTGGTTTTAGGCTGCTGGAGCCAAGTGAAGTCTTTTATCAATACAAAAACCACCTCAAAGATTCATGTACTCTCAATGAGgcttttcttttatttgtatttaattaa